The Streptomyces pratensis genomic interval CCAGGCGGGCGGCGGCCGGGGTACCGGGGCCGAGGACTCCGACACCCTGCCGCGCGGTCTCTATGACCTGGGTGGTGGCGCGGGCGCTGGCGATCATCGCCTGGTACCAGACGTCGTCGTCCACGACGTAGCGGTCGCGGCGGCGTTCGTCGCGCTCCCGGCGGATGAAGGCCTGGCTCTCCAGGTACGCGATGGCCTTGGAGACGGACGCCGGGCTGACCTGGAGGCGCTGGACGAGTTCGGACGCGGTGAGGCTGCCCGCGTCGGTGATGGTGAGGCAGGTCAGGACCCGGGCCATCATCCTGGGCATACCCGATTGCATCATGACGGTGGTGAACACCTCCTCGTACTCGCGCACGGCCTCGGCATCGCGTCCGTGGGCCTGGGGGAGCCCGTCCGCCTCCTGGCGCGTGGCCTGCTTGCGGCGGTGGGCGCGGTGTTCGGTGGCGCGGTGGGCGAGGTCGGCGCGGTAGGCGGTGGGGCCGCCGTTCCGCATCACCTCGCGCGTGATCGTCGAGGTCGGCCGGTCGAGGCCCCTGGCGATCTCCGCGTAGGGGAGGCCGTCGGCCAGTCCCAGCGCGATCTGCTGGCGTTCCTGCTGAGTGAGTCTGCCTCCCGGCATCGCGATCTCCCCTTCGTGGTTCCGTGACGCCCTCAGCATAGCGTTCACCCACAACCTATTGCAACGAACGGACCCAAGCCTGTTGCATTAGGCTCGAAATCATTGCAACAAATTCACCCTGTTGACCTGCACTTACTGCACCCCTTACGCAACGAGCTTGTTGCCAACACTGTGAACGCAACGTAGCTTTTCCATCATCGGAAACAGCGGGCCGC includes:
- a CDS encoding GbsR/MarR family transcriptional regulator gives rise to the protein MPGGRLTQQERQQIALGLADGLPYAEIARGLDRPTSTITREVMRNGGPTAYRADLAHRATEHRAHRRKQATRQEADGLPQAHGRDAEAVREYEEVFTTVMMQSGMPRMMARVLTCLTITDAGSLTASELVQRLQVSPASVSKAIAYLESQAFIRRERDERRRDRYVVDDDVWYQAMIASARATTQVIETARQGVGVLGPGTPAAARLENVARFLDFVSENMTRAAEQARAVLHTKVETDPGSAAEPRRDG